In Bacteroides coprosuis DSM 18011, the following are encoded in one genomic region:
- a CDS encoding histidine kinase (COGs: COG0642 Signal transduction histidine kinase~InterProIPR011123:IPR003661:IPR003594:IPR001789:IPR 000005:IPR018060~KEGG: bth:BT_3678 two-component system sensor histidine kinase/response regulator, hybrid ('one-component system')~PFAM: ATPase-like, ATP-binding domain; Two component regulator three Y; Signal transduction histidine kinase, subgroup 1, dimerisation/phosphoacceptor domain; Signal transduction response regulator, receiver domain; HTH transcriptional regulator, AraC~SMART: ATPase-like, ATP-binding domain; Signal transduction histidine kinase, subgroup 1, dimerisation/phosphoacceptor domain; Signal transduction response regulator, receiver domain; Helix-turn-helix, AraC type, DNA binding domain~SPTR: Putative uncharacterized protein;~IMG reference gene:2504107399~PFAM: Y_Y_Y domain; Response regulator receiver domain; Histidine kinase-, DNA gyrase B-, and HSP90-like ATPase; His Kinase A (phosphoacceptor) domain; Bacterial regulatory helix-turn-helix proteins, AraC family) produces the protein MYLLNRNKNSFEPYAEEHKYIGQIVTNIIEDDVEHLWVTTNTGLIELSIPDNNNLDKILHFTKSDGLQDNFFNLNASFKSDKGILFFGGNNGLNYIKPNERQASKNFYPIMLTDLKIFNQSFRELPKSEREAITSQSLDHSNVITLSHDKNNFTLEFAVLNYADPSQNLLAYKLEGYDHNWIYTDYQKSFAHYSNLRSGTYKLYMQGTNVSGEWFDAENSVTIKVLPPFWLSTKAYVLYTLTLFLIIVLIIRAVRNRSKLKHQLKMIELRKQKTDEVNHNKLQFFTNITHELMTPLTIISASLADIKSTTKEENLAIQSIKTNVLRLIRLIQQILEFRKVGGGKAHLCVTQGDLDLFIRNSIASFRPLIKSKNLTITFESNMDEGTLVYFDPDKVDKIMYNLLSNAAKYNRENGSITVKLNYNTLAHQVVISVIDTGEGIEENLLPTLFQHFYEGKYRSYNTIGTGIGLALTKDLVTLHKGEIKVESKVGVGSTFTIVLPSNKDSYDPYQIDESITIRKNAVIDALVDEGEELPSSEVKFDETRHLLLVEDNLELLYAMNRIFSSKYNVFTATNGAEAIDILKEKEIHIIISDIMMPEIDGLSLCQYTKSHLEYSHIPVILLTAKQTEEDMIEGYKYGADSYFAKPPSFPLLYARVDNLLEKAERVKVDFRKQLVFDSKELDYNSIDQDFLQQAVDTVNKYLSDADFDLTKFVSEMFTSRTTLNDKLKSLTGLTPIAFINHIRLNAARLAMEKNPDVQIAEVAFSVGFNDPRYFSTAFKKKYGSSPSDYIHQIHNKEE, from the coding sequence TTGTATCTGCTCAATCGAAATAAAAATAGCTTTGAACCCTATGCTGAAGAGCACAAGTATATCGGTCAGATTGTTACCAATATCATTGAGGATGATGTGGAACACTTGTGGGTAACGACCAATACTGGATTAATAGAATTGAGTATCCCCGACAATAATAATCTGGATAAGATATTGCACTTTACAAAATCGGATGGCTTGCAAGATAACTTTTTTAACTTGAATGCTTCATTTAAATCGGATAAGGGTATCTTGTTTTTTGGAGGTAATAACGGATTAAATTACATTAAGCCCAATGAACGACAAGCTAGTAAGAACTTCTATCCGATTATGCTGACAGACTTGAAGATCTTTAATCAGTCTTTTCGCGAATTACCTAAGTCGGAGAGGGAGGCTATTACCTCTCAATCACTAGATCACTCTAATGTCATTACGTTATCTCATGATAAAAACAACTTTACCTTAGAGTTTGCTGTACTCAACTACGCCGACCCGAGTCAAAACTTGCTGGCGTATAAGCTTGAGGGATACGATCACAATTGGATATATACCGATTATCAAAAATCTTTTGCACACTATAGTAACTTGAGAAGTGGTACGTATAAACTGTATATGCAAGGTACCAATGTGAGTGGAGAGTGGTTTGATGCTGAGAATAGTGTTACTATAAAAGTTCTTCCTCCCTTCTGGTTATCTACTAAGGCTTATGTACTATATACATTAACTTTATTCTTAATTATAGTCTTAATTATTAGAGCAGTACGCAACCGTTCTAAACTAAAGCATCAATTAAAGATGATTGAGTTGCGTAAGCAAAAAACCGATGAGGTAAACCACAATAAGCTTCAGTTCTTTACGAATATTACGCATGAGCTGATGACTCCTTTAACTATTATATCTGCTTCACTAGCCGATATTAAAAGCACCACAAAGGAGGAAAATCTTGCGATACAAAGTATTAAAACTAATGTTCTAAGATTAATTCGTTTGATACAGCAGATTCTTGAGTTTAGAAAAGTGGGAGGAGGTAAGGCTCATCTTTGTGTGACTCAGGGAGATCTGGACTTGTTTATAAGAAACAGTATTGCATCCTTCCGTCCGCTTATTAAGTCGAAAAATCTAACGATTACGTTTGAGTCGAATATGGACGAGGGTACTTTGGTGTATTTTGACCCCGACAAGGTGGATAAAATTATGTATAACCTGCTTTCCAATGCGGCTAAGTACAATAGAGAGAATGGCTCTATTACCGTAAAACTCAATTACAATACTTTGGCTCATCAGGTTGTCATTTCTGTGATTGATACGGGTGAGGGTATTGAAGAAAACTTGCTACCTACCTTGTTTCAACACTTTTACGAAGGAAAATATAGAAGCTACAATACCATAGGTACAGGTATCGGATTGGCTCTAACCAAAGATTTAGTAACCCTACATAAGGGGGAAATCAAGGTGGAAAGTAAAGTGGGAGTTGGTTCCACCTTTACGATTGTGCTTCCTTCTAATAAAGACTCTTACGATCCTTATCAGATAGATGAATCTATTACGATACGTAAAAATGCGGTTATTGATGCTTTAGTAGATGAGGGGGAAGAGCTTCCTTCTTCAGAGGTGAAGTTTGATGAAACCAGACATCTTTTATTGGTAGAAGACAACTTAGAGTTGCTCTATGCTATGAATCGTATCTTCTCTTCCAAATACAATGTGTTTACAGCCACTAATGGGGCTGAGGCAATTGATATATTGAAGGAAAAAGAGATTCATATTATTATATCTGATATTATGATGCCCGAGATAGATGGTCTATCCTTGTGCCAATATACCAAGTCGCATTTAGAATATAGCCATATCCCTGTTATCTTGCTTACTGCTAAGCAAACTGAAGAAGATATGATTGAGGGATATAAATATGGTGCGGATAGCTACTTTGCAAAACCACCTAGTTTCCCATTGCTTTATGCACGTGTAGATAATCTGCTTGAGAAAGCTGAACGTGTTAAGGTGGATTTCCGTAAACAGCTGGTGTTTGATAGTAAAGAGCTCGATTATAATTCTATTGATCAAGACTTCTTGCAACAGGCAGTAGATACTGTAAACAAATACTTGAGTGATGCCGATTTTGACTTAACTAAGTTTGTGAGCGAGATGTTCACTTCTCGTACAACCCTAAATGATAAATTAAAATCATTGACAGGATTGACGCCCATAGCCTTCATTAATCACATTCGTTTGAATGCTGCCCGGCTAGCTATGGAGAAGAATCCAGATGTACAGATTGCTGAAGTAGCATTTAGTGTAGGTTTTAATGACCCTCGTTATTTTAGTACTGCATTTAAGAAGAAATATGGTTCTTCTCCATCCGATTATATACATCAAATTCACAATAAAGAAGAATAA